A genomic window from Silene latifolia isolate original U9 population chromosome Y, ASM4854445v1, whole genome shotgun sequence includes:
- the LOC141631541 gene encoding uncharacterized protein LOC141631541, with protein sequence MLSRVPGLPPRLEKTTPDSYADSPFVDAISIIAMPKGFTIPNMPLFDGTKDLFDHMNQYKEKMMTVTAVGQVKEACMCKRSISTFADLVNAFTQQFASSWKLQKHAGDLYRIVQGAGETIGEYNPRFNNEKVAVRECDISTKVEAFRRGLHHESDMYKQLTMHPCHSFEAVHEKAPTVIRLEEDILARASIPSTPSVSSTSAMEKSGRKQPTSKKDERYMPYGRGVNRVDNREENHQLPTLVEYGFTIGVGGILKELREMGDGVRWTRPPVEGQVWRKDSKKKCEFHRDIGHNMKDCYTLRREIRRLYEHGELSHLLPRGGKQRDKVGSAKPAAPPTCTKVINKITGGSDLSGLTYSAAKRSATKTKGDKTETSCRISYSDLPAVAFNEGMYATSKSIKTHSS encoded by the exons ATGCTGAGTAGGGTCCCAGGATTACCACCTCGACTTGAGAAGACGACACCCGACAGCTATGCTGACTCGCCGTTTGTGGATGCCATATCCATTattgccatgccaaagggattcacaattCCAAACATGCCTCTTTTTGATGGCACTAAAGATCTCTTTgaccacatgaatcagtacaAGGAGAAAATGATGACAGTCACGGCTGTAGGACAAGTAAAAGAAGCGTGTATGTGTAAGAG GTCAATATCCACATTTGCGGACCTGGTAAATGCATTCACTCAGCAATTTGCAAGCAGCTGGAAGCTGCAGAAGCACGCAGGAGACTTGTACAGAATTGTTCAGGGAGCTGGCGAGACCATTGGAGAGTACAACCctagattcaacaatgagaaggtggcaGTACGGGAGTGTGACATATCAACAaaagtagaagccttcagaagaggcctacACCATGAGTCTGACATGTATAAGCAGTTAACTATGCACCCTTGTCATAGCTTTGAGGCGGTGCATGAGAAAGCACCAACTGTGATTAGATTGgaagaagatatcctagccagagccagcatTCCAAGTACACCAAGCGTATCCAGCACTTCAGCCATGGAGAAATCAGGTAGAAAGCAacccaccagcaagaaggatgaaAGATACatgccatatggaaggggagtcaacagggTCGATAACAGAGAAGAAAATCATCAACTCCCCACACTGGTAGAATATGGATTCACAATTGgcgtcggaggaatcctgaaagAACTTAGAGAGATGGGAGACGGAGTGAGGTGGACAAGACCACCAGTAGAAGGACAAGTATGGCGAAAAGACAGCAAGAAAAAGTGTGAATTCCACCGTGACATCGGGCATAACATGAAAGATTGCTACACACTACGTAGGGAGATTAGGCGCCTGTATGAGCATGgagaactgagccacctattaccacgtgggggcaagcagcgaGATAAGGTGGGCTCCGCAAAGCCTGCAGCTCCACCTACATGCACTAAGGTAATAAACaagataacaggcggctcagacttaagtgGATTGACATATTCAGCGGCCAAAAGGAGTGCCACTAAGACTAAGGGAGATAAAACAGAAACCTCGTGTAGAATTTCCTATAGCGATCTACCTGCGGTTGCTTTTAACGAAGGTATGTACGCGACGAGCAAGAGCATCAAGACGCACTCATCATAA